DNA from Amorphoplanes friuliensis DSM 7358:
GCGGTGGTTCAGGACGGGGCGCATGACGAGCGGGCCGACCAGGGCGCCGGCGCCGCGGACGGCGAAGAGCAGGCCGGCGCCCAGGGCGCCCACGCCGTACAGGCCGGCCAGCAGGGGAAACACGGTCAGGACGCCGTTGCCGAGGCCGACTGCGGATTTCACCGTGACCAGGGCGCGGATCCGGGGCCGCGCGCCGATGTAGCGCAGGGCTTCGATCAGGGCGGACCAGGCGCGGACGGGTACGGCCGACGGGTCGCGGGGTGCCTGCAGTGGCCGGCGGATCAGTGTGGTGAGGACGGCGGCGGCGAAGAGGCTGACGCCGGCGACCGCGAAGCTCACGTACGGGCCGAAGGCGCTGCTGACGATGCCGCCGAGGGACGCCCCGACGATGGTCATCGTGCCCCAGGCGGAGCCGGCGACCGAGTTGGCCGCGGCGAGGTCGTCCGGGTCGACGACGTTCGGGAGGGCGGCGGATGCGGCCGGCGAGTAAAAGGCCTTGGCCACGGCGACCGCGCCGATCGCCACGAGGGCCAGCGGTGCGGTGGCCTCGGATCGGACGGTGAAGAGCAGCAGCGTGGCGAGCAGCGCCGCGATGTTCGACACGATCAAAATCGTGCGGCGGTCGAGGCGGTCGGCGATGGTTCCGGTGTACGGGAGCAGCAGCGCGGTGATCCCCGTGTCGGCGGCGAGCACCAGCGCGCCCCAGACGCCGCTGCCGGTGAGTTCCGGGAGCAGGACCAGCAGCGGCACCATCACGAACCAGTCGGCGCCGAAGACAACTAGCTCGGCCGCGAACAGGCGCCGGAAGTCGCGGTTGCGGGTAAGGACCGAGAAGGGAGTCGCCACGTACCGGAATCTACCGGCAGCGGCGGCCGGCCCTGATCGGACCGGCCGCCGCGGCGGTTGTGCAACAAACAGGGTCAGGCGGTCGGCGGGTTTGCCGGGCGCCGCGGCATCTTCAGAACCTCGAACTGGTCCGTGTATCCGCGCAGCGCACCGCTCTGCGGATCGGCCGAGGACCGGGCCGGGCTTCCGGCCGGCTCACCCTCGGGCGCCTCGTGCGCGCCGCCGCTGGACGCCGGAGTCGGGTCGTCGGCCGGGACGACCACTTCCGGCTCGTCGGCCGCGTGCTTGGGCGCGTCCCCACCGGCTCCGCTGGATTCGACCGCCTTCAGGGCCCGCTTGCGTTCGCGGCGGGTGCGGGCCTTGAGCTTGGTGTTCTCCGCCATCGTGTAGAGCGTCGGCACCAGGACCAGCGTCAGCAGCGTCGAGCTCACCAGACCGCCGATGACCACAATGGCCAGTGGCTGAGAGATGAAGCCGCCCTCGCCGGTGAGGCCCAGGGCCATCGGCAGCAGCGCGAAGATGGTCGCGATCGCCGTCATGAGAATCGGGCGCAGCCGGTGCCGGCCACCCTCGATGACCGCCTCCTGAACGCCCAGTCCCGCCTGGCGGTAATGGTTGATCAGGTCCATGAGGACGATCGCGTTGGTGACCACGATGCCGACGAGCATCAGTACGCCGATCAACGCCGGTACGCCGAGCGGGGTTCCGGTCGCGAGCAGCAGCGCGATCGCACCGGTGGCCGCGAACGGGATGGAGACGAGCAGCAGCAGCGGCTGGAGCAGGCTGCGGAACGTGGCCACCATGATCACGAAGACGATCGCGATGGCCGCGAGCACGGCCAGACCGAGGTCCGCGAACGCGTCCGCCTGATCCTGGCTCACCCCGCCGATCTCGTACGACGCGCCGGGCGGCAACTGCAGGTCGTCGAGCCGTGCCGTCAGGTCGGCGGTCGTCTTGCTCAGATTCGAGCCGGTGGCGGTGCCGTTGACCGTGACGCTGCGGTTGCCGTCGATCCGGGTGACCTCTTCGGGGCCGTCGACCTCACTGACGTCGGCGACCGAGTCGAGCGTGACGACCTGACCGTTCGGAGCCGTCAGGGGAAGGTTGCGCAGGGCAGCGGCGTCCTTGGGCGGTGCGCCCAGAGTGACGACGACACTCTGGCTGACGCCGTCGATGCTGATCTGACCGGCCGGTGCCGCGCGGAACGCCCCGGCGACGGACTGGCCGATCGCGCTCTCGGTGAGGCCGCGGGCCGCGGCGGCGGCCCGGTCCACCTTGACGTCCAGGCGGGGAACGCTCGCCGCGAGCGAGCTGCTCACGTCGGTGACGTCCTTGGTGCCGGCCATGGCGTCCTGGACCTGCTTGGTCGCGGACTCCAGCGCCGTCTGGTCGGCGGCCTGCACGACCACGGCGAGTGCGCTGCCGTCGAAGCCGGTGCCGCTGTCGCTGCCGATGGTGACCTCACCGACGTCGGTCATGCCCTTGAACTGCTCGCGCAGCTCGTCGGAGACCTCGGCCGCGTCGACGTCGTCCTTCAGCGCCACGTTGAAGCTGGCGCCGCTGGCACCGCCCGAGCCGACAAACGGGTTGAAGTCCCCGTTGCCCACCGTGACCTGGTAGTTCTTGACGTCACCGCGGGTCGCGAGGATCGCCTCGACCTTCTTGGCCGCCTCGTTGGTCGCGGCCAGGTCGGTGCCGACGGGCAGGTCCTGGCTGACGGTGATGGTGTCCTGGCCGGACTCGTCGAGGAAGTTCGTCTCGAGCCGGCTGGCCAGCCCGAGCGTGCCGATCAGCACCACGACGCCGATCGCGACCGTGCTCCAGCGGGTGCCCTTGCTGCGGGTGACCCAGCGGATGATCGGCAGGTACGCACGCTGCAGCGGGCTGCGGAGCTCCTTCTCCTCGGCGGCCTTGCGGACCTCCTCGGACTCGGAACCACCGGCGGCCGGGCTCAGGAACCAGTACGCGAGCACCGGCACCACGGTCAGCGACACGAACAGCGACGCGATCAGTGCGACCGTGACCGTGATGGCGAACGGCGCGAACAGCTGGCCGACAAAACCGCCGACGAGGGCGATCGGTGCGAAGACGGCGACGGTCGTCAGCGTCGAGGCGGTCACCGCACCGGCGACCTCCTTGACGCCGGCGGTGATCGCGTGGGTCTTGGCTTCGCCGTACCCGAGATGCCGTTTGATGTTTTCGAGCACGACAATCGAGTCATCGACCACCCGCCCGACCGCGATCGTCAGTGCGCCGAGCGTCAGCAGGTTGAGCGAGTAGTCGCCGAGCTTGAGGGCGATCAGCGCGATGACCACGGAGAGCGGGATCGACACCGCGGTGACCAGGGTCGAGCGGACCGACAGCAGGAAGACCAGGATCACGATCACGGCCATGATCAGGCCGAGCAGACCCTCGGTCGTCAGGCTCTCGATCGAACGCTCGACGAACGGCGCCTGGTCGGTGATGACGGTGAGCGTCGAACCGGAAGCGGACTCCAGCTCGGCGAGCTTGTCGCGCACCTCGTGGGAGATGTTGACCGGGTTGCCGTCCGGCGACGCGGTGACCGCGATGCCCAGGCTCTCGACCCCATCGGTACGCGTGAACGACGTCGCCGCGGCGAGCTGCTGCGTGACCGAGGCGACCGAGTCGAGCCGCACCGGGCCCTTGCTGCCGTTGAGGTAGAGCCCCTTGAGCTGGTCGACGGTCGCGATCGGCGTACCGACCTGGACGCTGAGCGAACGACTCCCGTCGGTGACCGCACCGGCCGGGATGGAAATGCCGTTGTTCTGCAGGAGCGTGGCGATCGACCGGGGGTCGACACCGGCGGCGCCCAGCTTGGCGCGGTCGGGCACGATCACGACCTGCTGGTCACGGGTGCCGGTGACGGCGACCTCGCGGACGCCCTCGATCGCGTTCAGCTCGGGGACGACCGTCTGCTGGAGACGGTTGGCCAGCGCCGCCTGGTCGTTCTTGCCGTCGGACGCGGCGAGGATGATCGCCGGGATGTCGTCGGTGCTGCCGGCGAAGATGGTCGGCTCGACGTCGTCGGGCAGCGTCGGCTGGATCCGGTTGACCGAGGTGGTCAGCTGGTTGACGGCGTTGTCGAGGTCGGTGCCGAACTCGAAGAGGACCTGGATCGTGGCCGAGCCCTCGCGGGTCGTCGAGGTGATGGTGTCCAGGCCGTCGGCGCCCTTGACGGCGTCCTCGATCGGCTTGGTCACCTGCTCTTCCATGATCTCCGGGCTCGCGCCCGGCAGGACCACCCCGATGAACGCGCCGGGGAACTCGAGCGACGGCAGCAGCTGCTGCTTGAGGGACGGCACCGTGTAGATGCCGAAGCCGGTGATCACCACCGCGATGAGGGCGACGAGCCCCCGGTTAGCGAGACTGAGCCTGGTCAGAAACGACATCTGCTCCCCCGTGAAAGTTCGGCCAAGGCATATAGTTTGCCCGACGCGAACAAATGGTTTTACGCCGGGGGTCGCTGATACCGTCCGGTCACAGGACGGACGTCAAGCGGCCATCGGCACGCAACACAGGAGGTGCCGGTGACCGACAACGAACGACTCATCGCGGACATTATGGGCGCGCAGGAACGTCTCCAGCACCTGTTTGCCCATGACCGGTCGGATCCGCTGTTCTCGTCACAGCTGACGATGCCCCAGCTCAAGATCCTGCTGGTGCTCTACCGTCTGGGTGACACGTCGGGGCGTGAGCTCGCCGGCCTGCTGGGTGTCAGCCTGGCCACGATGAGCGGCATGGTCGACCGGCTGGTCGCCAACAACCTGGTGACCCGGGCCGAGGATCCCCACGACCGCCGCGTCCGCCGGATCACCCTGAGTGGCAACGGCCAGGACATGATCGGCAAGATCATCACAGCGGGCGCCGAGAAGCAGGCCCGCCTACTGGGCCGCCTCACCGACGAAGAACTACGCACGGTCCACGACGGCCTGCAGGCCATGGTCCGCGTGGCAGCCGAGGACGCCGAAGCAACAAGCTGCGAGGCCTCCGCGAACAAAGCCCAGGCCTGACCGCGGGGCTCATGCCGCAAGAGCCACGAAGGCGGCAAGCGCCGCGAGGCCACGCGAGCCACCAAGGCCGCCAGAGCCGCGACTCAGACCATGTCGAGGGCAAGCAGCCTGAGCCAAGGCCCAACATCACTGAGGTTGGGCCTTCAAGAAGCCGGCCAAGGCCCAACCTCCCGGACCCAGGCCAGTCGAAGGCCCCGACCCAGGCCATGTCCAGGACAAGCAGCCTGAGCCAAGGCCCAACATCACTGAAGTTGGGCCTTCAAAAAACCGGCCAAGGCCCAACCTCCCGGACCCAGGCCAGTCGAAGGCCCCGACTCAGACCATGTCGAAGGCAAGCGGCCTGACCCAAGCCCAACATCATTGAAGTTGGGCCTTCAAAAAACCGGCCAAGGCCCAACCTCCCGGACCCAGGCCAGTCGAAGGCCCGAACTCAGGCCATGTCGAGGGCGCGGGCCGCGGCCAGCACGTCGTTCTGGATCGTGGTGGGCGACGGCGCGGTGCTGATCGCCCACTCCGGGTCCTTGAGGCCGTGGCCGGTCACCGTGCAGACGACCGTGCTGCCCGCCGGGATCATTCCCGCCTCGGCCTGCTGGAGCAGACCCGCGACACTCGCCGCGCTGCCGAGCTCGACAAAAACACCGACCTCACGGGCCAGCAACCTGTACGCGGAGAGGATCTCCCGGTCGGTCACCGCGGAGATCAGGCCGCCGGAGTTGTCGCGGGCGTCGAGCGCTTTGGTCCAGCTGGCCGGGTTGCCGATGCGGATCGCGGTGGCGATGGTCGACGGTTCCGGGACCACCTGGCCGTTGACGATCGGGGCGGCGCCGGACGCCTGGAAGCCGTACATCTTGGGCAGGATCTTGCTGTTGCCCGCTTCGTGGTCCTCCTGGTAGCCCATCCAGTACGCGGAGATGTTGCCGGCGTTCCCGACGGGGAGGCAGTGGATGTCGGGTGCCGTGCCCAGCGCCTCGACGATCTCGAACGCGGCGGTTTTCTGGCCGTGGAGGCGGAAGATGTTGACCGAGTTGACCAGGGACACCGGGAAGTCCTGGGACAGTTTCGAGGCGAGCGCCAGACAGTCGTCGAAGTTGCCGTTGACCTGCAGCAACTTTGCGCCGTGGACCAGCGCTTGCGCCAGCTTGCCCAGCGCGATCTTGCCTTGCGGGACCAGCACCGCGCAGGTGATCCCGGCCCGGGCGGCGTACGCCGCAGCCGAGGCACTCGTGTTACCGGTGGACGCGCAGATGATCGCCTTCGAGCCCTCTTCGACGGCCTTGGACACGGCCATCGTCATGCCGCGGTCCTTGAAGGAGCCGGTGGGGTTGGCGCCCTCGACCTTCAGGTAGACGTCGGCGCCCGTCCGCTGCGACAGCACGGGAGCGGGCACGAGGGGCGTGTTGCCCTCGTGCAGTGTGACCACCGGGGTGGCTTCGGTGACCGGCAGCCGGTCCCGGTATGCCTCGATCAAACCCCGCCACATGGTCCTGCCCCTTCGTCGACGACTGTCCAAGGATGCCCCACGCCACCGAATAGCGGGACGCACGTCCACCTGGCGGGATTACACCCCGCCCTCGACCCGCAACACGCTGGCGATCGACCGCACGATGTCCAGCGAACGCAAATCCTCCACGGTGGCCGCCAGGTTGGCGTCCGGCGCACCGTGGGTCACGATCACGAGGGTCGCGTCCTCCTCCCGCCCGGACTGCCGGACGGTTGCGATGGACACCTCGTGTTTGGCGAAGACACCGGCGACGGTGGCGAGCACACCCTGACGATCCGCCACGTCGAGACTGATGTGATAGCGCGTGACCGACTCACCGATGGGCCGGATCGGCAGGTGCGCGTACGAGCTCTCGCTGGGCGCGCGGGTGCCCGAGATGCGGTTGCGGGCGGCCGCCACGATGTCGCCGAGCACTGCGCTCGCTGTGGGCGTACCCCCGGCTCCCCGGCCGTAGAACATGAGCTGCCCCGCGGCCTCGGCCTCGACGAAGACCGCGTTGAACGCGTCACCGACACCGGCGAGCGGGTGGCTGCGCGGGATCATCGCCGGGTGGACGCGGACGCTGACCGACTCGTTGCCGGTCGAGTCCGGGCCGCGCTGCGCGATGCAGAGGAGCTTGATCGTGCAGCCCATCTCCTTGGCGCTGGCCATGTCCGCCGCCGTCACACCGGTCATGCCCTCGCGGAACACGTCCGCGGCGGTGACCCGGGTGTGGAACGCCAGCGAGGCGAGGATGGCGGCCTTGGCGGCGGCGTCGAAACCCTCGACGTCGGCGGTCGGGTCGGCCTCCGCATAGCCGAGCTCGGTGGCCTCGTCGAGCGCCTCACCGAAGCCGGCGCCGGTCGCGTCCATCGACGACAGGATGAAGTTGGTCGTACCGTTCACGATGCCGGTGACCCGGGTGACGCGGTCACCGTGCAGCGACTCGCGCAGCGGCCGGAGCAGCGGGATCGCCCCGGCGACCGCGGCCTCGTAGTAGAGGTCGGCACCGCCCTCGGCGGCCGCGTCGTGCAGCGTTGCGCCGTCCTCGGCGAGCAGGGCCTTGTTGGCCGTGACGACACTCTTGCCGGCCCGCAGCGCCTCGGTCAGCCAGGTGCGCGACGGCTCGATGCCACCGACGACCTCGATGACCACGTCGACGTCGTCCCGCTTGACCAGGCCGAGCGCGTCGGTGGTGAAGAGCGCGGGGTCGATCGTGCCCCGCTGGCGACCGGGCCGGCGCACGGCGATGCCGACGAGCTCCAGAGGGGCGCCGATCCGGGCGGTCAGGTCAGCGGCCTGCTCGTGCAGCAGCCGCACGACCTCACTGCCGACAGTGCCGCAACCGAGCAGAGCCAGCCGAACCGCGGGCTTTTCAGAACTCATCCCACATCCAATGCGAGCAGATCATCTTCGGTCTCCCGGCGGACGATCACGCGAGACGCGCCGTCACGCACGGCAACCACCGGCGGCCGGGGCACGTGGTTGTAATTGCTGGCCATGCTCCGGCAGTACGCACCCGTACCGGGCACGGCGAGAAGATCTCCGGGCTGCACGTCGGCGGGCAGGAATTCATCCTTCACGACAATGTCCCCGGATTCACAATGCTTTCCCACGACGCGGGCGAGCAGCGGGGGCGCCTCGGACTTACGACCGGCCAATGTCGCCGAGTACGAAGCGTCGTAGAGCGCGGTACGGATGTTGTCGCTCATGCCGCCGTCGACACTCACGTACGTGCGGATGCCGTCCACGTCCTTGACCGTGCCCACCTCGTACAGAGTGAAGACAGAGGGACCGACGATGGCCCGGCCGGGCTCGATGGAGAGCTTGGGGATCTTCAGGGACGAGGCGTCGCACTCGCTGGCGATGATCTTGTTGATCCGCTTGGCCAGGTCCGCGGCCGGCGACGGGTCGTCCTGCGTCGTGTAGGCGATGCCGAAGCCGCCACCGAGGTCCAGCTCGGCGAGCTCGACCCCGCGGGCGTCGCGGATCTGCGCCTGCAGCTCGACCACGCGCCGGGTCGCAACCTCAAAACCGGACGTGTCGAAGATCTGCGAGCCGATGTGCGAGTGCAGGCCGTGCAGGTCGAGCACACCCTCGTCGAGCACCCGGATCGCCGCCTCGAACGCGGCCCCGCCGGCCAGCGAGAAGCCGAACTTCTGGTCCTCGTGGGCCGTCGCGATGAACTCGTGCGTGTGCGCCTCGACACCGACGGTGACCCGGATCAGGACCTTGGGCCGGACCCCACGCTCGGTGGCCAGCGCGGTCAGCCGGTCGATCTCCTGGAACGAGTCCAGGATGATCCGGCCGACACCCGCGTCCAGCGCCCGGGTCAGCTCGGACAGCGACTTGTTGTTGCCGTGGAAACCCATCCGCTCGGCCGGGAAACCCGCCGCCAGCGCGACGGCCAGCTCGCCACCGGTGCAGACGTCGAGGAAGAGTCCTTCCTCGTTCACGACCTTCACCACGGCCTTGCAGAGGAACGACTTGCCCGCGTAATAGACGTCCGCACCGGCGAAGGCCGAGGCGAAGTCGCGGCAGCGCGACCGCAGATCCTCCTCGTCGAGGAAGTAGGCCGGGGTGCCGTACTCTGCCGCCAGATCGAGGACGCTCACGCCCCCGATCTCCAGAGCCCCGGCGTCCGCGCGGGTCACGGTCCGCGGCCACAGCTGCGGCACCAGACCGTTGACGTCCTCGGGGGTACGCAGCCAGGCCGGCCCCCTGTTGCCGTGGTCGCCGTGCAGCGCCCCGGCCTCGTGTGCCCGCATGACTACATCCTCTCGGGCGCGGAGACGCCCAGTAGCGCCAAACCGTTCGCGATCACCGTTCGGGTGGCGTCGTTCAGCCACAGACGCGCCCGCATCAGGTCGGTGATCTCCTCGTCGCCCATCGGCGTGACCCGGCACTTGTCGTAGAACCGGTGGTAGTCGCC
Protein-coding regions in this window:
- the thrC gene encoding threonine synthase; the encoded protein is MWRGLIEAYRDRLPVTEATPVVTLHEGNTPLVPAPVLSQRTGADVYLKVEGANPTGSFKDRGMTMAVSKAVEEGSKAIICASTGNTSASAAAYAARAGITCAVLVPQGKIALGKLAQALVHGAKLLQVNGNFDDCLALASKLSQDFPVSLVNSVNIFRLHGQKTAAFEIVEALGTAPDIHCLPVGNAGNISAYWMGYQEDHEAGNSKILPKMYGFQASGAAPIVNGQVVPEPSTIATAIRIGNPASWTKALDARDNSGGLISAVTDREILSAYRLLAREVGVFVELGSAASVAGLLQQAEAGMIPAGSTVVCTVTGHGLKDPEWAISTAPSPTTIQNDVLAAARALDMA
- a CDS encoding homoserine dehydrogenase, with amino-acid sequence MSSEKPAVRLALLGCGTVGSEVVRLLHEQAADLTARIGAPLELVGIAVRRPGRQRGTIDPALFTTDALGLVKRDDVDVVIEVVGGIEPSRTWLTEALRAGKSVVTANKALLAEDGATLHDAAAEGGADLYYEAAVAGAIPLLRPLRESLHGDRVTRVTGIVNGTTNFILSSMDATGAGFGEALDEATELGYAEADPTADVEGFDAAAKAAILASLAFHTRVTAADVFREGMTGVTAADMASAKEMGCTIKLLCIAQRGPDSTGNESVSVRVHPAMIPRSHPLAGVGDAFNAVFVEAEAAGQLMFYGRGAGGTPTASAVLGDIVAAARNRISGTRAPSESSYAHLPIRPIGESVTRYHISLDVADRQGVLATVAGVFAKHEVSIATVRQSGREEDATLVIVTHGAPDANLAATVEDLRSLDIVRSIASVLRVEGGV
- a CDS encoding efflux RND transporter permease subunit, which encodes MSFLTRLSLANRGLVALIAVVITGFGIYTVPSLKQQLLPSLEFPGAFIGVVLPGASPEIMEEQVTKPIEDAVKGADGLDTITSTTREGSATIQVLFEFGTDLDNAVNQLTTSVNRIQPTLPDDVEPTIFAGSTDDIPAIILAASDGKNDQAALANRLQQTVVPELNAIEGVREVAVTGTRDQQVVIVPDRAKLGAAGVDPRSIATLLQNNGISIPAGAVTDGSRSLSVQVGTPIATVDQLKGLYLNGSKGPVRLDSVASVTQQLAAATSFTRTDGVESLGIAVTASPDGNPVNISHEVRDKLAELESASGSTLTVITDQAPFVERSIESLTTEGLLGLIMAVIVILVFLLSVRSTLVTAVSIPLSVVIALIALKLGDYSLNLLTLGALTIAVGRVVDDSIVVLENIKRHLGYGEAKTHAITAGVKEVAGAVTASTLTTVAVFAPIALVGGFVGQLFAPFAITVTVALIASLFVSLTVVPVLAYWFLSPAAGGSESEEVRKAAEEKELRSPLQRAYLPIIRWVTRSKGTRWSTVAIGVVVLIGTLGLASRLETNFLDESGQDTITVSQDLPVGTDLAATNEAAKKVEAILATRGDVKNYQVTVGNGDFNPFVGSGGASGASFNVALKDDVDAAEVSDELREQFKGMTDVGEVTIGSDSGTGFDGSALAVVVQAADQTALESATKQVQDAMAGTKDVTDVSSSLAASVPRLDVKVDRAAAAARGLTESAIGQSVAGAFRAAPAGQISIDGVSQSVVVTLGAPPKDAAALRNLPLTAPNGQVVTLDSVADVSEVDGPEEVTRIDGNRSVTVNGTATGSNLSKTTADLTARLDDLQLPPGASYEIGGVSQDQADAFADLGLAVLAAIAIVFVIMVATFRSLLQPLLLLVSIPFAATGAIALLLATGTPLGVPALIGVLMLVGIVVTNAIVLMDLINHYRQAGLGVQEAVIEGGRHRLRPILMTAIATIFALLPMALGLTGEGGFISQPLAIVVIGGLVSSTLLTLVLVPTLYTMAENTKLKARTRRERKRALKAVESSGAGGDAPKHAADEPEVVVPADDPTPASSGGAHEAPEGEPAGSPARSSADPQSGALRGYTDQFEVLKMPRRPANPPTA
- a CDS encoding MarR family winged helix-turn-helix transcriptional regulator gives rise to the protein MTDNERLIADIMGAQERLQHLFAHDRSDPLFSSQLTMPQLKILLVLYRLGDTSGRELAGLLGVSLATMSGMVDRLVANNLVTRAEDPHDRRVRRITLSGNGQDMIGKIITAGAEKQARLLGRLTDEELRTVHDGLQAMVRVAAEDAEATSCEASANKAQA
- the lysA gene encoding diaminopimelate decarboxylase; the protein is MRAHEAGALHGDHGNRGPAWLRTPEDVNGLVPQLWPRTVTRADAGALEIGGVSVLDLAAEYGTPAYFLDEEDLRSRCRDFASAFAGADVYYAGKSFLCKAVVKVVNEEGLFLDVCTGGELAVALAAGFPAERMGFHGNNKSLSELTRALDAGVGRIILDSFQEIDRLTALATERGVRPKVLIRVTVGVEAHTHEFIATAHEDQKFGFSLAGGAAFEAAIRVLDEGVLDLHGLHSHIGSQIFDTSGFEVATRRVVELQAQIRDARGVELAELDLGGGFGIAYTTQDDPSPAADLAKRINKIIASECDASSLKIPKLSIEPGRAIVGPSVFTLYEVGTVKDVDGIRTYVSVDGGMSDNIRTALYDASYSATLAGRKSEAPPLLARVVGKHCESGDIVVKDEFLPADVQPGDLLAVPGTGAYCRSMASNYNHVPRPPVVAVRDGASRVIVRRETEDDLLALDVG
- a CDS encoding MFS transporter, yielding MATPFSVLTRNRDFRRLFAAELVVFGADWFVMVPLLVLLPELTGSGVWGALVLAADTGITALLLPYTGTIADRLDRRTILIVSNIAALLATLLLFTVRSEATAPLALVAIGAVAVAKAFYSPAASAALPNVVDPDDLAAANSVAGSAWGTMTIVGASLGGIVSSAFGPYVSFAVAGVSLFAAAVLTTLIRRPLQAPRDPSAVPVRAWSALIEALRYIGARPRIRALVTVKSAVGLGNGVLTVFPLLAGLYGVGALGAGLLFAVRGAGALVGPLVMRPVLNHRTWLLPGLALSMSLYGLGYIGVAFAPWFPLVLVLVFVAHFAGGTNWVLSNYALQGEVPDRLRGRVFATDMMLATLAISVSQLGAAFFVDHVDEHVILAACGLITLLYAIGWRIATRNLSLADPASPPAPEEPALPPATPAPTTDTTRVDDASASDVSVTQVESPKD